One window from the genome of Malus domestica chromosome 01, GDT2T_hap1 encodes:
- the LOC103406178 gene encoding UDP-D-xylose:L-fucose alpha-1,3-D-xylosyltransferase MGP4, translating to MSSFLYQRPIHNPLSDPYPISPRSSTNSQKPYSIFSPTTLLVLLSLLVVMGVFFPWVGMRESFFSDTTRPSTAKWRDYTLAQAAEFVARNGTVIVCAVSQPYLPFLNNWLISITRQKHQDKVLVIAEDYATLYKVNERWPGHAVLVPPAPDAQTAHKFGSQGFFNFTSRRPRHLLQILELGYNVMYNDVDMVWLADPFPYFQGNHDVYFTDDMTPVKPLNHSHDLPPPGKKGRTYICSCMIFLRPTSGAKLVMKKWIEELKDQPWSREKKANDQPAFNWALDKLVNKVDLYLLPQAAFPTGGLYFKNKTWVRETKGMHVIIHNNYILGFEKKIKRFHDYDLWLVDDHADESPLGRI from the exons ATGTCCTCCTTCTTGTACCAAAGACCAATCCACAACCCGCTTTCGGATCCGTACCCGATTTCCCCGCGCTCCTCCACCAATTCCCAAAAACCCTACTCGATCTTCAGCCCCACGACCCTCCTGGTCCTCCTCTCGCTCCTGGTGGTGATGGGCGTCTTCTTCCCCTGGGTGGGCATGCGGGAGAGCTTCTTCTCGGACACCACCAGGCCCTCGACCGCCAAGTGGCGGGACTACACGTTGGCTCAGGCGGCGGAGTTTGTGGCCCGGAACGGGACGGTGATTGTTTGCGCTGTGAGCCAGCCGTACTTGCCGTTTTTGAACAACTGGTTGATCAGTATTACAAGGCAGAAGCACCAGGACAAGGTGCTTGTGATTGCTGAAGACTATGCCACGCTTTATAAGGTCAATGAGCGGTGGCCTGGCCACGCCGTCCTGGTTCCACCTGCACCGGATGCTCAGACTGCCCATAAGTTTGGTTCTCAG GGATTCTTCAACTTTACTTCCCGAAGGCCGCGACACCTATTGCAGATTTTGGAGCTTGGATACAATGTTATGTACAATGATGTTGATATGGTGTGGTTGGCTGATCCGTTTCCCTATTTCCAAGGAAACCATGATGTGTATTTCACAGATGACATGACCCCA GTCAAACCTCTGAACCACTCTCACGATCTGCCACCTCCAGGAAAGAAAGGACGCACTTATATATGCAGCTGTATGATTTTTCTACGTCCAACCAGCGGAGCAAAGCTAGTTATGAAGAAGTGGATCGAGGAACTTAAAGATCAACCATGGTCCAGAGAGAAAAaagcaaatgatcaacctgcttTTAATTGGGCATTAGACAAACTTGTTAACAAA GTGGATCTCTACCTGCTGCCACAGGCAGCATTCCCAACTGGAGGattatactttaagaacaagacGTGGGTGCGAGAAACTAAAGGGATGCATGTCAtaattcacaataattatatcCTGGGTTTTGAGAAGAAGATAAAACGCTTCCATGATTATGATCTATGGCTGGTCGATGATCACGCGGATGAGTCTCCTCTTGGGAGAATATGA